AGCCATTAAGTTGGCTGCAGCGGACGCAGTGGGCGAGGCGGTAGCCGAATCCATGACCGGCGTGAATTCGACTGCACTGGATGCCATGAGAGCGGCTACGCAGCCCTTTCTTAGCCGGCTAGAAGGGGCAACGGCAGGGGCAGAAGGTGCCGCAAAGCAGTTGGAAGATTCCAGCGCGTGGTTTTCTTGGAAATGGCTGGCACTGACCGCGGCGGCTTGCGCTGGGGTGTTATTGGTGTGCTGGTTGCTGTTTCGTGGTTTGGTATGGTGGGAAGGCTCAAATATCACGGAGTTAAGAGAGCAGCGGAGCGCGTTACTCGATCAGATTGCCCAAGACCAGATTACCGCTAATGCGTTAGAAAAACGGGTACATGGTGTGCGCTTTGTTGGCGCAAAAGATGGCGATTTTATTATTGCACCACGCGGGTTTGAGGCCATAACGTGCGTAGGAGGGGTGCAATGTATCAAGCTAAAATAAATGTATGCACAAATTCGTGCTATAAATACCTATGAGTAGAGTTTTTGAGTGGGACGAGGCTAAAGCGGCGAGTAATTTTCGCAAGCATGGGGTTCATTTCGAGGAGGCGGCATTCGTGTTTGACGACCCCTTGGCGGTTTCGATTCAAGACCGAATAGAAAACGGCGAGGCGCGATGGCAAACCATCGGCATGGCCG
This portion of the Iodobacter fluviatilis genome encodes:
- a CDS encoding BrnT family toxin; the protein is MSRVFEWDEAKAASNFRKHGVHFEEAAFVFDDPLAVSIQDRIENGEARWQTIGMAGGCLLLLVAHTVRFEDVEVVEIISARRTDKKERYRYEHG